Genomic segment of Saprospira sp. CCB-QB6:
TCTTGCCCTCCGAACTGCCTCTAAAAAGCACCCCATGCGGCACCACCACAATGGCCAGCCCCTTTTGCGCATAAGTCGACTCGATCATATGGCTAATAAAGGCCCAATCGCCCTTGCTCTTGGGGGGCAGTCCCCGCCAAAAACGATTGTAGGGATCGGCCTCCGCTTCTTCATATCCCCATTTATCCAAAGAAAAAGGGGGATTGGCCACCACCGTATCAAATTTCATCAGCTCATCCCCTTCCTTATGTTTGGGGTTGCGCAGGGTATCGCCCCAACGGATGGTCGCATCATCAAAGCCATGCAAAAACATATTCATAATGGCCATGGCCCAGGTGCTGCCATTGGCCTCCTGCCCATAGAGCGAAACATCCTTACTGCCCACCTCTTTAGCCGCCTTAATCAATAGAGAACCAGAGCCGCAAGTAGGGTCATAAATGCGGACCCCAGGCCCCTGCTTGCTCAATCGAGCCACCAAAGTAGAGACCTCGCTGGGGGTATAAAACTCCCCGGCCTTCTTGCCCGCATCTCCCGCAAAGTTCTGAATCAGATACTCATAGGCATCTCCAATCACATCATTGCCCTCCAAATGCTCCGGCCGCAGGTCCAGACTATTAAAGTCTTTCAGCAAATTCTTTAGGCGGACATTCTTATCTTTAACATCCCCCAAATTGCTGCTATTAAACGATACATTTCTGAATATTCCAGAGCCTTCTCCGCTCAGCTTTTCGGGATTCGCCTCTTCCAATTTCGCCAAAGCCTTATCAATCAACTCCCCAATATCTACTGCATTTCGCTGCTCATAGAGGTAGGCAAAATTACTTTTTTCGGGCAACTTAAAGCGCTCTCGCTCCATGGCCCGCTGCACTCGCTGCTCATTCCCCTCATATTTATCCATATAAAAGGCCCGTTTAGCATCATGCACCGAGCTCACATACTTCAAAAAGAGCATGGTCAGAATATAATCTTTATACTGGCTGGGGTCAATCACCCCTCTAAAGGTATCGCAGGCCTTCCAAACCACCTGGTTAATCTCTGCTGTAGTTAGTTTTTTACTCACTGTTTCTTGCTTTCTTCGGTCTATATATAATGCGCCTA
This window contains:
- a CDS encoding type I restriction-modification system subunit M, whose translation is MSKKLTTAEINQVVWKACDTFRGVIDPSQYKDYILTMLFLKYVSSVHDAKRAFYMDKYEGNEQRVQRAMERERFKLPEKSNFAYLYEQRNAVDIGELIDKALAKLEEANPEKLSGEGSGIFRNVSFNSSNLGDVKDKNVRLKNLLKDFNSLDLRPEHLEGNDVIGDAYEYLIQNFAGDAGKKAGEFYTPSEVSTLVARLSKQGPGVRIYDPTCGSGSLLIKAAKEVGSKDVSLYGQEANGSTWAMAIMNMFLHGFDDATIRWGDTLRNPKHKEGDELMKFDTVVANPPFSLDKWGYEEAEADPYNRFWRGLPPKSKGDWAFISHMIESTYAQKGLAIVVVPHGVLFRGSSEGKIRKQVIEENLLDAVIGLPANLFYGTGIPAAILVFSKARQTDRSVLFIDGSQGFEAGKKQNRLGEQDLEKIVATYRAYKAGDYALGVVEDKYSYLASFEEIEENDFNLNIPRYVDTFEEEAPVDMAAVQKEIGALEAELKAVEAEMQGYLKQLGL